Within Octopus bimaculoides isolate UCB-OBI-ISO-001 chromosome 20, ASM119413v2, whole genome shotgun sequence, the genomic segment aattctctttctttttcccatgGAGTTACCATATCAATTGGTTGTTCAAccgatgttttaaaaaatctctcATGTACTCCTGGGACAGTGAAAGATGGCGGCTCACTAAAATCTTCTCGAACATTCCTTTCTCTTCTTATCGTCTCAACTATTACTTCGGGATGTGATTGAAGAATAGGATGttcttctcgttgttgttgttgttgtgtttggtgTGTTTGTTGATGTCTGACAGGAACGTCCAAAGATCTGTTGACATAATCATGCAGAGATGCATTACTTAGCTTTATGTTCTTTCCGTAATCGTCTTCCTTCTTTTCCATATACTTCGCTGAACTTTTAAGAGTGACACCTTCATCAAGGGTTATGACGTCACTCCGGCGATTGCGTAAAACCACGACAGGTGGGCGAGATGACAAGGTTTCTTGAACAAATGCTTCGTCTCTTATTTGGGATTTTAGTTTATTCTCTTCTAAATCCGTTATGTACGTCTGAAAGGGATCGACCAGCCTGCCATGGCTGTCAACGTAATTTTCTTGAAAGTCCATTGAGTAATTCGACATGTCTATATTTTCTTCAAGAACCTTGAGAAGACGCATCAGCATCAAAGACCGAGCAGTCTGATGGGAGTCGCCAAAGTTATTTCTTGTTTGGTTCGATGACGCAAAAGTGGAATTCGTCAAagacttctctttcttctccggTATCAGGGACGCTATTTTAAGATTGGATTTTTTTGGCAGAACGTTGAAATTGGGAATTGTTTTCtgcaaataagtaaaatattcttCTTCAATTTTATCAATATCGGTTTCATTATTAAAGTTAGAACTATAAGGATCCGCCGAGATCTCTTGGAGGCTGATTGCGTCATGGCAATAAATGGGCTGACTTAAACCAAAATTATTCTGATGCTTCCTCCTTTGATAGTTGGAGAACTCAAAATGTGTCCGCGGTTCCACGTCATTCTGGTTCCAGTGGTAATTGTCATCGTCAGCATCGTTAATGAAATCCCACTCATAATCTCGTGTTGGATTTGATAACTTCATTCGGTGTGTAGGGAATCTACAATATTCTTGCGTTGGGAATCGTGTGGGCTGCGTATAACAGTTACAACCACACGGGTTCATTCGAAAAGGTGGGCAATTTTGCCTGAAAGGGTTATTAATAAAATTCGGGAACCCAGTTGGAAAAGGAGGTCGATTTGgagtatatttatgaaaattgttATATCTTTGTAAATGAGGGTTTAAAAATGGGTTTAAAAACGATTTGCGAGGAACAAACGAAAAGTTCGATTGTTGTGGATAATTTTTTTGAGAGTGAAGCATGTCCGAGTGTAATGGTGTCTGTTGTCGTAAGGAAATTTCTCCATCATGTCTCGGGACTCGGATTAACGCAAGAGAATTTTCTGCGAGATCCTTGCTGTCTTCTGTCATTAGAGAGCTTTCTAAAGGTTCCGCATGGCTTCTTCTTTTACTGCAGAAATTTATCTGATTGTTCATTTTATCTTCCGTGCAACTGGTTGGTATTTCATGAAAAGACTGCGGCCGCAAAATCCTGCCGCCATCATAAGTCAGAAGAAGAGTTcgatcgtcatcatcgtcatggaAATATGGCATATTTCTTGTCCGTCTGTTAACATTTTCACGTTTCATTTCAAATTGTTGTGGTGCGA encodes:
- the LOC106878463 gene encoding uncharacterized protein LOC106878463 is translated as MLPSYVPDFDSQESQQLPPYLNRCNMLNGRNLSFPESMQQYDVSKRFAPQQFEMKRENVNRRTRNMPYFHDDDDDRTLLLTYDGGRILRPQSFHEIPTSCTEDKMNNQINFCSKRRSHAEPLESSLMTEDSKDLAENSLALIRVPRHDGEISLRQQTPLHSDMLHSQKNYPQQSNFSFVPRKSFLNPFLNPHLQRYNNFHKYTPNRPPFPTGFPNFINNPFRQNCPPFRMNPCGCNCYTQPTRFPTQEYCRFPTHRMKLSNPTRDYEWDFINDADDDNYHWNQNDVEPRTHFEFSNYQRRKHQNNFGLSQPIYCHDAISLQEISADPYSSNFNNETDIDKIEEEYFTYLQKTIPNFNVLPKKSNLKIASLIPEKKEKSLTNSTFASSNQTRNNFGDSHQTARSLMLMRLLKVLEENIDMSNYSMDFQENYVDSHGRLVDPFQTYITDLEENKLKSQIRDEAFVQETLSSRPPVVVLRNRRSDVITLDEGVTLKSSAKYMEKKEDDYGKNIKLSNASLHDYVNRSLDVPVRHQQTHQTQQQQQREEHPILQSHPEVIVETIRRERNVREDFSEPPSFTVPGVHERFFKTSVEQPIDMVTPWEKEREFQRYNMFKP